The Sphingomonas alpina genome has a segment encoding these proteins:
- a CDS encoding TonB-dependent receptor domain-containing protein, translating into MKSIHLFWYASTALSMTLCLAPASAQTADAASSADSASIAEAVPADATTEDDIVVTSSRIQRSGFNAPTPTTVIGEAELRQGNRPSVAQVLNDSPQFRATSTPATTTGNTTSGTSTADLRGLGAVRTLTLLNGHRFTGANDLNIVPQNLIKRVDVVTGGASAAWGSGAVAGVVNIILDDEMKGWRMGAQTGVSSRGDTARYGADIAWGTDFAGGRGHFMISADYMREEGAFGRKSRPNLESSVFQRADGQLILANDVNYTIINRGGSVLRLNATPYNLVFNPDGSVGPLPLGSQTSGQFTVGGDGQNIFDYVAVSSPYQRNNVYARATFDITDSLKLWVDGSYSRMWSNYTFFPETPVVAIMPDNAFLTQTARNQLAAAGVTGPFALGRILDDVGPDRMLNFRFSRRNLEGAFGLKGSFGDGWGYDAYYDHGELRADQSLYNQRITAKFNNAVDAVLVNGAPVCRINADASTTNDDPNCAPINLLGNGNISAAGVAYAFGGTHSIVTTKLDAAGASVHGQPFSTWAGKVDIAFGADFRWEKLVTSHIDALSQAKAFSTLNSAATNGSFSVKEAFGEVNVPLIDIANVIHLEVNGAARYSDYSTSGGIWSWKTGGTMRIANDLLLRSVYSRDIRSPSITEYFLSRATNKADLYDPFLDATQAGVSIYTGGNPNLTPEISHTLTLGGSYSPHYVRGFSLSVDYYDIKIDNVITTITAPDTLRQCKAANPNDPTCGGVITRDANGKLESLTATYRNLVSYSTRGLDIEASYRMPLGNGKLGVRVLANHIFDLMIADGVRTNDVAGVVGGDTAFSTPKWRATGSVNYEIGGFGADLRARYVGGGIYSTQLGANGKQILNNQISARTYIDLGLQFKTGPFTLFGNVNNLFDADPPYTPYTNPNYDVIGRYFSGGVKLKF; encoded by the coding sequence ATGAAATCCATTCACCTGTTCTGGTACGCCAGCACTGCGCTTTCGATGACCTTGTGCCTTGCGCCGGCATCGGCGCAGACTGCAGATGCCGCGTCCAGCGCGGACAGCGCGTCGATCGCCGAAGCCGTACCGGCCGACGCGACCACGGAAGACGACATCGTGGTGACGAGCTCGCGCATTCAGCGCTCCGGCTTCAATGCACCGACGCCGACCACCGTCATCGGCGAGGCCGAACTGCGTCAGGGCAATCGCCCGAGCGTCGCCCAGGTCTTGAACGATAGTCCCCAGTTCCGCGCCACGTCGACGCCGGCAACGACGACAGGCAACACGACCAGCGGCACCTCGACGGCCGATCTGCGCGGGCTTGGCGCGGTGCGCACGCTGACCTTGCTCAACGGGCACCGCTTCACCGGCGCCAACGATCTCAACATCGTGCCGCAAAACCTGATCAAGCGGGTCGATGTCGTGACCGGCGGCGCATCGGCCGCCTGGGGTTCGGGCGCGGTCGCGGGGGTGGTCAACATCATCCTCGACGATGAGATGAAGGGCTGGCGCATGGGCGCGCAGACCGGTGTTTCCTCGCGCGGCGATACGGCGCGCTACGGCGCCGACATCGCCTGGGGCACGGATTTCGCGGGCGGCCGCGGCCATTTCATGATTTCCGCCGATTATATGCGCGAAGAAGGCGCGTTCGGCCGCAAGAGCCGTCCCAACCTCGAATCAAGCGTGTTCCAGCGTGCCGACGGTCAGCTGATCCTCGCCAACGACGTCAACTACACCATCATCAATCGCGGCGGGTCGGTCCTGCGGCTCAATGCCACGCCCTATAATCTCGTCTTCAATCCCGACGGCAGCGTCGGTCCGCTGCCGCTCGGCAGCCAGACCTCGGGCCAGTTCACGGTCGGCGGCGACGGCCAGAACATCTTTGATTATGTCGCGGTAAGCTCACCGTACCAGCGCAACAATGTCTACGCGCGCGCTACCTTCGACATCACCGATTCGCTGAAGCTCTGGGTGGACGGCAGCTATAGCCGCATGTGGTCGAACTATACCTTCTTCCCGGAAACGCCGGTCGTGGCGATCATGCCCGACAATGCGTTCCTGACCCAGACCGCGCGCAACCAGCTTGCCGCAGCCGGGGTCACCGGGCCGTTCGCGCTGGGCCGGATCCTCGACGATGTCGGCCCCGACCGGATGCTCAACTTCAGATTCTCGCGCCGCAATCTCGAAGGGGCGTTCGGCCTCAAAGGGTCGTTCGGCGATGGCTGGGGTTATGACGCCTATTACGACCATGGCGAGCTCAGGGCCGACCAGTCGCTTTACAATCAGCGGATCACGGCCAAGTTCAACAATGCCGTCGATGCCGTGCTGGTGAACGGCGCGCCGGTGTGCCGCATCAATGCCGATGCCAGCACCACCAATGACGATCCGAACTGCGCACCGATCAATCTGCTCGGCAACGGCAATATTTCGGCGGCCGGTGTCGCCTATGCCTTTGGCGGCACCCACTCCATCGTGACGACCAAGCTTGATGCGGCGGGTGCCAGTGTGCACGGTCAGCCCTTCTCAACCTGGGCCGGCAAGGTCGATATCGCGTTCGGTGCCGATTTCCGTTGGGAGAAGCTCGTCACAAGCCATATCGACGCACTGTCGCAGGCAAAGGCCTTTTCGACACTCAACTCCGCCGCGACCAATGGCAGCTTCAGCGTCAAGGAAGCATTCGGCGAGGTCAACGTGCCGCTGATCGACATCGCGAACGTCATCCATCTCGAGGTCAACGGCGCGGCGCGCTATTCGGACTATAGCACCAGTGGCGGCATCTGGTCGTGGAAGACCGGCGGCACCATGCGGATCGCCAACGACCTGTTGCTGCGCTCAGTCTATTCGCGCGACATCCGCTCGCCCAGCATCACCGAATATTTCCTTAGCCGGGCGACCAACAAGGCCGATCTCTACGATCCCTTCCTCGATGCGACCCAGGCCGGCGTATCGATCTATACCGGTGGCAACCCCAACCTGACGCCGGAAATCTCGCACACGCTGACGCTCGGCGGCTCCTATTCGCCGCATTATGTGCGCGGGTTCAGCCTCTCGGTCGATTATTACGATATCAAGATCGACAATGTGATCACGACGATCACGGCGCCGGACACGCTCAGGCAGTGCAAGGCGGCGAATCCCAACGACCCTACCTGTGGTGGCGTGATCACCCGCGATGCCAACGGCAAGCTCGAATCGCTTACCGCAACCTACCGCAACCTGGTGTCGTACAGCACGCGCGGCCTGGACATCGAAGCATCGTACCGGATGCCGCTGGGCAACGGCAAACTGGGCGTGCGTGTGCTCGCCAATCACATCTTCGACCTGATGATCGCCGATGGCGTCAGGACCAACGATGTCGCCGGCGTCGTTGGCGGGGACACCGCCTTCTCCACGCCGAAATGGCGGGCGACCGGCTCGGTGAACTATGAAATCGGCGGCTTCGGCGCAGATTTGCGCGCCCGCTATGTCGGCGGCGGCATCTACAGCACGCAGCTTGGCGCAAACGGCAAGCAGATCCTGAACAATCAAATCAGCGCCAGGACTTATATCGACCTCGGCCTGCAGTTCAAAACGGGGCCGTTCACGCTGTTCGGCAACGTCAACAATCTGTTCGACGCCGACCCGCCCTATACGCCCTACACCAACCCGAACTACGACGTGATCGGCCGCTATTTCTCGGGTGGCGTCAAATTGAAGTTCTGA
- a CDS encoding NAD-dependent epimerase/dehydratase family protein, which translates to MKARILVTGGTGYVASWCIAGLLSQGHAVRATLRSLDKADRVRSALEKVGHDVAGLSFAEADLTDDSGWADAMTGCEHVLHVASPLGHSGQQTREALVPPARDGTLRVLKAATTAGVKRIVMTSAAATARPSSREDRPARETVWADPDIPDLDPYRLSKILAERAAWDFMARQSGTTSLTTILPGAVLGPLLFADTVGSVQVVQRMLKGQPPALPNLGFTVTDVRDLADMHIRALVAPQAPGERFLVGGQFLWMREIADILRDGLGSDAKRVPGRRMPDSVFRLLALFISDLRMFRADLGRRNDMDTSKAERMLGFSPRPAEVTLNDCARNLIALGLA; encoded by the coding sequence ATGAAAGCCAGGATTCTCGTCACGGGTGGTACGGGCTATGTCGCCAGCTGGTGCATTGCCGGGCTTCTGTCGCAGGGCCATGCCGTTCGAGCTACGCTTCGATCGCTCGACAAGGCGGATCGGGTTCGGTCTGCGCTGGAAAAGGTCGGACATGATGTCGCCGGTCTGAGCTTCGCCGAAGCAGACCTCACCGACGATTCCGGTTGGGCTGATGCAATGACCGGCTGCGAGCATGTGCTTCACGTCGCGTCGCCATTGGGACATTCCGGGCAGCAGACCCGCGAAGCGCTTGTGCCGCCGGCACGCGACGGGACGCTGCGGGTCCTCAAGGCGGCGACCACCGCCGGGGTGAAGCGTATCGTCATGACCTCTGCGGCGGCCACGGCGCGTCCATCGTCACGCGAGGACCGACCTGCAAGGGAAACCGTCTGGGCCGATCCTGACATCCCCGATCTCGACCCATATCGTCTGTCCAAGATCCTTGCCGAACGCGCAGCCTGGGACTTCATGGCGCGCCAGAGTGGCACGACCAGCCTGACGACCATTCTTCCCGGCGCGGTCCTGGGTCCGTTGCTCTTTGCGGACACGGTTGGCTCGGTGCAGGTGGTCCAGCGCATGCTGAAGGGGCAGCCGCCCGCGCTCCCCAATCTCGGCTTTACGGTCACCGATGTCCGCGACCTTGCCGATATGCATATCCGCGCGCTTGTCGCACCTCAGGCGCCCGGCGAGCGATTTCTGGTCGGCGGCCAGTTCCTCTGGATGCGCGAGATCGCCGATATATTGCGCGATGGGCTCGGGTCGGATGCGAAGCGGGTTCCTGGCCGTCGCATGCCCGATTCGGTCTTCCGGCTGCTCGCTCTGTTCATTTCGGACCTGCGGATGTTCAGGGCCGATCTCGGACGCCGGAACGATATGGACACGAGCAAGGCCGAACGGATGCTGGGCTTTTCCCCGAGGCCGGCAGAGGTCACGCTGAACGATTGCGCGCGCAACCTGATCGCGCTGGGCCTCGCCTAG
- a CDS encoding TetR/AcrR family transcriptional regulator — MKRSAKAENTRAAILASARRAFAEHGYDGVGVRAIAAGGGVTAMMVNRYFGSKEGLFGEVVADSMRDPIILSPDNLAAPDIARAFAEALVDLTASGEHPLDGFLILFRSASSDTAARIARERIAAAHHATASRTIVGNHAAERAGLLLALVAGFQMMRQMMKLDTLADAEPKLLIDLLTPLFAAILGNPASGDE; from the coding sequence GTGAAGCGTTCCGCCAAGGCCGAAAATACCAGGGCGGCGATCCTTGCCTCGGCACGCCGGGCATTCGCCGAGCATGGCTATGACGGAGTGGGTGTGCGTGCGATCGCCGCCGGGGGCGGTGTCACCGCGATGATGGTGAACCGATATTTCGGATCGAAAGAAGGCTTGTTCGGTGAAGTCGTCGCCGACAGCATGCGCGATCCCATCATCCTCTCGCCCGACAATCTCGCCGCGCCCGACATCGCCCGCGCCTTTGCCGAAGCGTTGGTCGACCTGACCGCGAGCGGGGAACATCCGCTCGATGGCTTCCTGATCCTGTTCCGGTCGGCATCGAGCGATACCGCCGCGCGCATTGCCCGCGAGCGCATTGCCGCTGCGCATCACGCGACGGCGAGCCGGACCATCGTCGGAAATCACGCCGCCGAACGTGCGGGGCTGCTGCTCGCCCTTGTCGCGGGTTTTCAGATGATGCGCCAGATGATGAAGCTCGACACGCTCGCCGATGCCGAACCCAAACTCCTCATTGATCTGCTGACCCCGCTGTTCGCGGCAATCCTCGGCAACCCAGCGTCAGGGGAT